The Leishmania major strain Friedlin complete genome, chromosome 28 genome includes a region encoding these proteins:
- a CDS encoding carbonic anhydrase-like protein: MKTLPFCATLAIARLVLFVSVAGVVGGLDEQHSYYEGNYGTSGLVFGSPDSSRTSWNYTNLKDWPPLCLTGRRQSPISFANMNPDEVVTNAPLQRLQFSPKCVFPREETQMRIVNEGIVSTVSFEKLGRLPDDMSECTVIDPLNCSRTYHFTSLHFHAMPMHQLRTLRPEVEMHMSFTTNHAKKKRNVLIVAVMLKASAMINTTSVRALQHILVDGSLPKRNAMTTCFLTERLSLLSLIPARESYLLYDGSQTYPPCTENVRWVVMTSPILISPVALGRLRDAMDALLPNDFHRFGNARPPQALNGRLIYRFDDKSVPAGGNRSQGNFKEARSHKDEGLANRSLGVRAGRVLAGSQAEVDGVYKHYSAVVVSPVSPNPVSVSRNGTTLASPPPSTTSTGSCNGSSDRATAKLGTGAPAPAYVSNANSTCPGTHSYVNESSADHSNATASASSASRTSAMSSASASSADEKMLSGLHHGSESSAQTPSDGSAPQSTKTSTSTTTTTTKGPSGTKGKQRHDDGASQNTSEAEAGVLDAVKSIVTRAFTSAKAFSMGAFQSSVAYTKANPVRAVLGLLCIIVLIFLISTCCRGWRRPVYVVGIDPTELQPLNSAKRFDLYGGTGTGTVAVR, encoded by the coding sequence ATGAAGACACTTCCTTTCTGTGCCACCCTCGCCATCGCGCGGCTGGTGCTTTTCGTCAGCGTCGCTGGTGTCGTCGGTGGGCTGGACGAGCAGCACTCGTACTACGAGGGCAACTACGGCACATCCGGGCTGGTGTTCGGCAGTCCCGAcagctcgcgcacctcctgGAACTACACAAACCTGAAGGATTGGCCACCGCTGTGCTTGACGGGGAGACGGCAGAGTCCGATTTCCTTCGCGAATATGAACCCCGACGAGGTTGTGACGAAtgccccgctgcagcgattACAGTTCTCCCCCAAGTGCGTCTTCCCACGTGAGGAGACACAAATGCGAATCGTCAACGAGGGCATCGTGAGCACAGTCAGTTTTGAGAAGCTGGGACGCTTGCCGGATGACATGAGCGAGTGCACGGTGATCGACCCGCTGAACTGTTCGCGCACCTACCACTTCACGAGCCTGCACTTTCACGCCATGCCGATGCACCAACTCCGCACGCTGCGCCCCGAAGTCGAAATGCACATGTCTTTTACTACAAATCATGCGAAAAAGAAGCGTAACGTACTCATAGTGGCGGTTATGCTAAAGGCCTCTGCCATGATCAACACCACCtcggtgcgcgcgctgcagcacatctTAGTTGACGGCTCGCTGCCGAAGCGCAACGCCATGACGACGTGCTTCTTGACAGAgcgtctctccctcctctcgctAATTCCGGCGCGCGAGAGCTACTTGCTCTACGACGGCTCCCAGACGTACCCACCCTGCACCGAGAACGTCCGGTGGGTGGTAATGACATCGCCAATTCTCATCTCACCCGTAGCGCTCGGCAGGCTGCGCGACGCGatggatgcgctgctgccgaacGACTTCCACCGCTTCGGCAACGCCCGTCCGCCGCAGGCCCTCAATGGTCGCCTCATTTACCGCTTCGACGACAAGTCTGTTCCGGCCGGCGGCAACAGGAGTCAAGGCAACTTCAAAGAGGCACGGAGTCACAAGGACGAGGGCTTGGCAAATCGCTCCCTGGGAGTGCGGGCGGGCCGCGTGCTGGCAGGGTCTCAGGCGGAGGTAGATGGCGTCTATAAGCACTACAGCGCCGTTGTTGTCTCGCCAGTATCGCCAAACCCTGTCTCGGTGTCAAGGAATGGCACCACTCTCGCGTCTCCGCCACCCAGCACGACCAGCACAGGCAGTTGCAACGGATCATCGGACCGAGCCACGGCGAAACTGGGCACgggggcgccggcgccggcgtatGTGTCGAATGCGAACAGCACTTGCCCGGGAACGCACTCTTACGTCAATGAGAGCAGTGCAGACCACTCAAATGCAACCGCAAGCGCAAGTTCAGCGTCACGAACAAGCGCCATGTCGTCTGCCTCCGCGTCCAGCGCCGACGAGAAGATGCTCAGTGGTTTGCATCATGGCTCCGAGTCGTCAGCGCAGACGCCATCTGACGGATCGGCGCCACAGTCGACGAAAACGTCGAcgtccaccaccacgacTACAACGAAGGGGCCTTCGGGCACCAAGGGAAAGCAAAGGCACGACGACGGTGCCTCGCAGAACACCTCCGAAGCCGAAGCCGGGGTTCTGGACGCGGTCAAGTCCATCGTGACACGTGCGTTTACTTCGGCGAAGGCCTTCAGCATGGGTGCCTTTCAGTCGTCTGTGGCCTACACCAAGGCAAACCCGGTGCGCGCGGTGCTCGGTTTACTGTGCATCATCGTACTCATCTTTCTTATCTCCACATGCTGCCGCGGGTGGAGGCGGCCAGTGTATGTGGTGGGGATCGATCCGACAGAGCTGCAACCCCTCAACTCTGCCAAACGATTCGACCTCtacggcggcaccggcaccggtACCGTGGCTGTGCGGTAA